The sequence GAGTGTCCTATGTGATGGAGAATCGCCGCACCATGGCGCGCGTCTTCCCCGACCTCTTCATGTCCCACCGCGTGCGTTCGGTCGGCGACTACTCCACGCATCTACTGCGCGCGCTGCGGGCGTCTGCCGCGCTCAACGAGGCCGATCCCACCGTGGTGGTGCTCACTCCCGGTGTCGCGAACTCTGCCTATTTCGAGCATTCACTGCTCGCGCGCCAGATGGGGGTGGAACTCGTCGAGGGCCGCGACCTCTTCTGCCGCGACAACATGGTCTACATGCGCACCACCGAGGGTGAGCGCCAGGTGGACGTGATCTACCGCCGCATCGACGACGACTACCTCGACCCGATGCATTTCCGGCCGGATTCGGTATTGGGCGTGGCCGGTGTTCTCAACGCCGCGCGGGCCGGCAACGTCGTCATCTCGAGTGCCGTCGGAAACGGTGTCGCCGACGACAAGCTGGTCTACACCTATGTGCCGCAGATCATCGACTACTACCTCGGTGAGAAACCGCTGCTCGCGAACGTCGACACGTTCCGGTGCTGGCTCGACGACGAGTGCGAGCAGGTGCTCGACCGCGTGGACGAACTGGTCATCAAACCGGTGGAAGGTTCGGGTGGATACGGCATCGTCTTCGGTCCCGACGCCTCACCCAAGGAACTGAACACGATCACCCGGAAAATCAGGGCAGACCCGCGCGGATGGATCGCCCAGCCGCTGGTCCAGTTGTCCACGGTGCCGACCAAGATCGGTGACGAGCTCGTGCCCCGGCACGTCGACCTTCGCCCGTTCGCGGTGAACGACGGCGAGGACGTGTGGGTGCTGCCGGGGGGACTGACCCGGGTTGCCCTGCCCGAGGGTTCT comes from Rhodococcus oxybenzonivorans and encodes:
- a CDS encoding circularly permuted type 2 ATP-grasp protein codes for the protein MTTRSRKPARPAHVFDGYVDVGGYGLAFDEMFDRDGSVRPPYKGVFKALEPADSADLAARSEALGRAFIDQGVTFSLSGQERPFPLDLVPRVIAAAEWTRLEKGIKQRVKALEMFLHDVYGEQRILRDHVLPKRLVTSCEHFHREASGIVPPNGVRIHVAGIDLVRDENGVFRVLEDNLRSPSGVSYVMENRRTMARVFPDLFMSHRVRSVGDYSTHLLRALRASAALNEADPTVVVLTPGVANSAYFEHSLLARQMGVELVEGRDLFCRDNMVYMRTTEGERQVDVIYRRIDDDYLDPMHFRPDSVLGVAGVLNAARAGNVVISSAVGNGVADDKLVYTYVPQIIDYYLGEKPLLANVDTFRCWLDDECEQVLDRVDELVIKPVEGSGGYGIVFGPDASPKELNTITRKIRADPRGWIAQPLVQLSTVPTKIGDELVPRHVDLRPFAVNDGEDVWVLPGGLTRVALPEGSLVVNSSQGGGSKDTWVLASRTSDEEQELAGEELVTEPAQTAEAEQGPELSTSQQQQQQQQQQKCGGEG